A window from Synechococcus sp. RSCCF101 encodes these proteins:
- a CDS encoding TrkH family potassium uptake protein — MSSAAAAPLVRTALPGWHRNLTVPQFTVITGLLVILLGTALLATPLCSSSSVGLWEALFTATSALTVTGLSIIDIGRDLTGVGQLVLAVLILIGGLGLMAITTFLQGFVQRGASLRRRLDRGRTLDEFGVGGIGRTFRGIALTAALVILAGAGLLYAFGLTDIDDGRERLWAALFHSISAYNNAGFSLWSDSLVSYRSNGVVNLVIMALILLGGLGWRVTNDLWIHRSRPRLRRLSLHTRLVLRTSAVLVLVGALGLLLTEHLSPGGVISGYGWLERFQTVLFQSVTARTAGFSTIPLSLEQLSDSGLLLIMALMFVGASPGGTGGGIKTTTLAALMAATRSTLRGQEDVVIRDRRIDDKVVLRAVAITLSSLLFVLLMALLLELEPAQSSGGGASLADVSFLEMLFTCISAFATVGLDVGVTAGLSRLGQSVLLVGMFVGRLGILLLLSAFWETLRAGRPPRHNRIGYPREDLYV, encoded by the coding sequence ATGAGCAGCGCGGCCGCCGCACCGCTGGTGCGCACCGCCCTGCCCGGATGGCACCGCAATCTCACCGTTCCCCAGTTCACGGTGATCACCGGTCTGCTGGTGATCCTGCTGGGCACGGCACTGCTGGCCACACCGCTCTGCTCCAGCAGCAGCGTGGGGCTGTGGGAGGCCCTGTTCACCGCCACCTCGGCCCTCACCGTCACCGGTCTGTCGATCATCGACATCGGGCGGGATCTCACGGGCGTCGGCCAGCTGGTGCTGGCGGTGCTGATCCTGATCGGCGGCCTGGGCCTGATGGCCATCACCACCTTTCTCCAGGGTTTCGTGCAGCGGGGGGCCTCCCTCCGCCGCCGGCTGGACCGGGGTCGGACCCTCGATGAATTCGGCGTCGGGGGCATCGGGCGCACCTTCCGGGGCATCGCCCTCACCGCCGCCCTCGTGATCCTGGCGGGGGCGGGGCTGCTCTACGCCTTCGGCCTCACCGACATCGACGACGGGCGGGAGCGGCTCTGGGCGGCCCTGTTCCACAGCATCAGCGCCTACAACAACGCCGGCTTCAGCCTCTGGAGCGACAGCCTGGTCTCCTACCGCAGCAACGGCGTCGTCAACCTGGTGATCATGGCCCTGATTCTGCTGGGAGGGCTGGGCTGGCGGGTCACCAACGACCTCTGGATCCACCGCTCGCGGCCACGCCTGAGGCGTCTGAGTCTCCACACCCGCCTGGTGCTCCGCACCAGTGCCGTGCTGGTGCTCGTCGGCGCGCTGGGCCTGCTGCTCACCGAGCACCTCTCACCAGGTGGGGTGATCAGCGGCTACGGCTGGCTTGAGCGGTTCCAGACCGTGCTGTTCCAGTCGGTCACGGCCCGCACCGCGGGCTTCAGCACGATCCCCCTCTCCCTGGAGCAGCTCTCCGATTCCGGGTTGCTGCTGATCATGGCCCTGATGTTCGTCGGTGCCTCCCCGGGCGGAACCGGCGGTGGCATCAAGACCACCACCCTCGCGGCCCTGATGGCCGCCACCCGCTCGACGCTGCGGGGCCAGGAGGATGTGGTGATCCGGGATCGGCGGATCGACGACAAGGTGGTGCTGCGGGCCGTCGCCATCACCCTGTCGTCGCTGCTGTTCGTGCTGCTGATGGCCCTCCTGCTGGAGCTGGAGCCCGCACAGAGCAGCGGCGGCGGTGCCTCCCTCGCCGACGTCAGCTTTCTCGAGATGCTGTTCACCTGCATCTCCGCCTTCGCCACCGTGGGGCTGGATGTGGGGGTCACCGCCGGCCTCAGCCGGCTCGGGCAGAGCGTTCTGCTCGTGGGAATGTTCGTGGGTCGCCTCGGCATCCTGCTGCTGCTGAGCGCGTTCTGGGAAACCCTCAGGGCCGGCCGGCCACCCCGGCACAATCGCATCGGATACCCGCGCGAGGATCTCTATGTGTGA
- a CDS encoding TrkA family potassium uptake protein, with product MSQWWQWQQQGSRLERSFGVVGVGRFGTAVCRELIKKDNVEVLAVDRKERAIEELRQIDPSIEARVVDCTEEDSLRAAGILEMATVVVAISEPIEASITATLIAKDAEDSRVERVIARATSDLHEKMLKRVGADKVIFPSRMQGERLGSELVRPNLLERLQLDAHNCIEEITVPNRFVGSSLRELNLRKDKRVSVLAAGPARALVVNPPATYRLEEGHVLVVMGLAEDLRELTTQ from the coding sequence GTGAGCCAGTGGTGGCAATGGCAGCAGCAGGGGTCCCGCCTGGAGCGCAGCTTCGGTGTGGTGGGCGTGGGTCGCTTCGGCACCGCGGTCTGCCGCGAGCTGATCAAGAAGGACAACGTCGAGGTGCTGGCGGTCGACCGCAAGGAACGGGCGATCGAGGAGCTGCGTCAGATCGATCCCTCGATCGAGGCCCGCGTGGTCGACTGCACCGAGGAGGACTCCCTGCGGGCGGCCGGCATCCTCGAGATGGCCACGGTGGTGGTGGCCATCAGTGAGCCGATCGAGGCCAGCATCACCGCCACCCTGATCGCCAAGGACGCCGAGGACAGCCGCGTGGAGCGGGTGATCGCCCGGGCCACCAGCGACCTGCACGAAAAGATGCTCAAGCGGGTCGGCGCCGACAAGGTGATCTTCCCCTCACGCATGCAGGGTGAGCGCCTGGGCAGTGAACTGGTGCGCCCCAACCTGCTCGAGCGCCTGCAGCTGGATGCCCACAACTGCATTGAGGAGATCACCGTGCCGAACCGGTTCGTCGGCAGCTCCCTGCGTGAGCTCAACCTGCGCAAGGACAAGCGGGTGAGCGTGCTGGCCGCCGGGCCCGCCCGTGCCCTCGTGGTGAACCCTCCGGCCACCTACCGCCTCGAGGAGGGGCACGTGCTGGTGGTCATGGGCCTGGCGGAGGACCTGCGCGAGCTCACCACCCAATGA
- a CDS encoding anhydro-N-acetylmuramic acid kinase, whose protein sequence is MNRPVLGLMSGTSADGVDAVLAVFRGAPSRPRWQLLHRAELPYPRALRSALIELGQGAAMRAERILELADALTRVQAEAARRCDPGGQAVLVGCHGQTIWHRPPLGERGGLSWQLLQAPLLAHLLERPVVHDFRAADLALGGQGAPLVPATDLALLGRIGGWRALLNLGGIANLTVLPPRSGPERRAALTGWDCGPGNTLLDLAVNRFSDGRLSCDENGAWAARGTPCEPLIRRWLQEPYFASEPPKSTGRELFGSADLERRLRDLREAADAGVDQGRWEADALATLTAFTAAAVAADLERGTRPVELVVAGGGGRNATLMTQLRRRCLGMRLRTSSELGLDPQAREALAMALLAWWHQRRHPGSVISVTGASRPSVLGTRVEPPGAGCRGAVQGRGR, encoded by the coding sequence ATGAATCGCCCGGTGCTGGGCCTCATGAGCGGCACCAGTGCCGACGGGGTGGATGCGGTGCTCGCGGTCTTCCGCGGTGCTCCCTCGCGGCCGCGCTGGCAACTGCTGCACCGGGCCGAGCTGCCCTATCCCCGGGCCCTGCGCAGCGCCCTGATCGAGCTGGGCCAGGGGGCAGCCATGCGGGCCGAGCGGATTCTGGAGCTGGCCGACGCCCTCACCCGCGTCCAGGCGGAGGCGGCCCGCCGCTGTGATCCCGGGGGTCAGGCCGTGCTGGTGGGCTGCCATGGACAGACCATCTGGCACCGCCCGCCCCTGGGAGAGCGGGGAGGTCTGAGCTGGCAGCTGCTGCAGGCACCCCTGCTGGCCCATCTGCTGGAGCGGCCGGTGGTGCATGACTTCCGGGCGGCGGATCTGGCGCTGGGCGGCCAGGGGGCACCCCTGGTGCCCGCCACGGACCTGGCCCTGCTGGGCCGCATCGGCGGCTGGAGGGCGCTGCTGAACCTGGGCGGGATCGCCAATCTGACCGTCCTGCCGCCCCGCAGCGGACCGGAGCGCCGGGCCGCACTGACGGGCTGGGATTGCGGGCCGGGCAACACCCTGCTGGATCTGGCGGTGAACCGCTTCAGCGACGGGCGGCTGAGCTGCGACGAGAACGGGGCCTGGGCCGCGCGGGGGACGCCCTGTGAGCCCCTGATCCGCCGCTGGCTGCAGGAGCCCTACTTCGCCTCGGAGCCACCCAAGTCGACGGGGCGTGAGCTCTTCGGCAGCGCCGACCTGGAGCGACGGCTGAGGGATCTGCGGGAGGCGGCGGATGCGGGGGTGGACCAGGGGCGATGGGAAGCGGATGCCCTGGCCACGCTCACGGCCTTCACGGCGGCGGCGGTCGCCGCCGATCTGGAACGGGGCACCCGGCCCGTGGAGCTGGTCGTGGCCGGCGGAGGCGGCCGCAACGCGACCCTGATGACCCAGCTGCGCCGTCGCTGTCTGGGCATGCGGCTGCGCACCAGCTCGGAGCTCGGACTGGACCCTCAGGCGCGGGAGGCCCTGGCCATGGCGTTGCTGGCCTGGTGGCATCAGCGGCGTCATCCCGGCTCGGTGATCTCGGTCACCGGTGCCAGCCGGCCCAGTGTGCTGGGAACCCGGGTGGAGCCTCCCGGTGCGGGCTGCCGCGGAGCGGTTCAGGGCCGCGGCCGCTGA